From Stenotrophomonas maltophilia, a single genomic window includes:
- the purN gene encoding phosphoribosylglycinamide formyltransferase → MTARIAVLASGRGSNLQAILDAIGDGRLPADVVGVFSDRPGAAALQRVAPGLRWAHAPKEFSDRAAYEQALGDAVQASAPDWIVCAGYMRILGAAFVQRFEGRLVNIHPSLLPLHKGLDTHARALEAGDAEHGASVHLVVPELDAGAVLAQVRVPVGSGDDAQALAERVLAVEHPLLIATLQLLCAGRLTEREGQPQLDGHPLFSPLALDSAGNLNR, encoded by the coding sequence ATGACCGCTCGCATTGCGGTACTGGCCTCCGGCCGTGGCAGCAATCTGCAGGCCATCCTCGACGCGATCGGCGACGGCCGCCTGCCGGCCGACGTGGTCGGCGTGTTCTCCGACCGTCCAGGTGCCGCAGCGCTGCAGCGGGTGGCACCGGGCCTGCGCTGGGCACACGCGCCGAAGGAGTTCAGCGACCGCGCCGCCTATGAGCAGGCGCTCGGCGATGCCGTGCAGGCATCGGCGCCGGACTGGATCGTCTGTGCCGGCTACATGCGCATCCTGGGGGCTGCCTTCGTGCAGCGCTTCGAGGGCCGCCTGGTCAACATCCACCCCTCGCTGCTGCCGCTGCACAAGGGCCTGGACACCCATGCGCGGGCCTTGGAAGCCGGCGATGCCGAGCACGGCGCCAGCGTTCACCTGGTGGTACCGGAACTGGATGCCGGGGCGGTGCTGGCGCAGGTACGGGTGCCGGTGGGGTCCGGCGACGATGCGCAGGCGCTGGCCGAGCGCGTGCTGGCGGTGGAGCACCCGTTGCTGATCGCCACCCTGCAGCTGCTGTGCGCCGGCCGCCTGACTGAACGGGAAGGACAGCCCCAGCTGGATGGTCACCCCCTGTTTAGCCCGTTGGCCCTAGATTCCGCCGGGAACCTGAACCGGTAA
- the purM gene encoding phosphoribosylformylglycinamidine cyclo-ligase: protein MTNTPSSAPSPLTYRDAGVDIDAGNELVERIKPLVKRSFRPEVMGGLGGFGALFDLSNKYREPVLVSGTDGVGTKLKLAHQLNRHDTIGIDLVAMCVNDVLVQGAEPLFFLDYFATGKLDIDTAAAVVGGIANGCTEAGCALIGGETAEMPDMYAPGEYDLAGFTVAAVEKSELKDGASVAAGDVLIGIASSGPHSNGYSLVRRIYDRAGQPADLELEGGVKLVDALMAPTRLYVKPILSLLKSHGDAIHGMAHITGGGLTENIIRVVPEGLGLDIQASSWTLPPVFQWLQKEGAVADSEMWRTFNCGIGFVLIVAPDQLAAVSDAVKAQGLEHWTIGQVVSAEGAERVHIG, encoded by the coding sequence GTGACCAACACCCCGTCTTCCGCCCCCTCCCCCCTCACCTACCGTGACGCGGGTGTCGACATCGACGCCGGCAACGAGCTGGTCGAGCGGATCAAGCCCCTGGTCAAGCGCAGCTTCCGCCCGGAAGTGATGGGCGGCCTGGGTGGCTTCGGCGCCCTGTTCGACCTGTCCAACAAGTACCGCGAGCCGGTGCTGGTGTCCGGCACCGACGGCGTGGGCACCAAGCTGAAGCTGGCCCACCAGCTGAACCGCCACGATACGATCGGCATCGATCTGGTCGCCATGTGCGTGAACGACGTGCTGGTGCAGGGCGCCGAGCCGCTGTTCTTCCTGGACTACTTCGCCACCGGCAAGCTGGACATCGACACCGCCGCGGCGGTCGTGGGTGGCATCGCCAACGGCTGCACCGAGGCCGGCTGCGCACTGATCGGCGGCGAGACCGCTGAAATGCCCGACATGTACGCCCCGGGCGAGTACGACCTGGCCGGCTTCACCGTCGCCGCGGTCGAGAAGAGCGAACTGAAGGATGGTGCCAGCGTCGCCGCCGGTGACGTGCTGATCGGCATCGCTTCGTCCGGCCCGCACTCCAACGGCTATTCGCTGGTGCGCCGCATCTACGACCGCGCCGGCCAGCCGGCCGATCTGGAGCTGGAAGGCGGCGTGAAGCTGGTCGATGCGCTGATGGCGCCGACCCGCCTGTACGTGAAGCCGATCCTGTCGCTGCTGAAGTCGCACGGCGACGCCATCCACGGCATGGCCCACATCACCGGTGGCGGCCTGACCGAGAACATCATCCGCGTGGTGCCCGAAGGCCTCGGCCTGGACATCCAGGCGTCGTCCTGGACCCTGCCGCCGGTGTTCCAGTGGCTGCAGAAGGAAGGCGCAGTGGCCGACAGCGAGATGTGGCGCACCTTCAACTGCGGCATCGGCTTCGTGCTGATCGTTGCACCGGACCAGCTCGCTGCCGTGTCCGACGCGGTCAAGGCGCAGGGCCTGGAGCACTGGACCATCGGCCAGGTGGTCAGCGCCGAAGGCGCCGAGCGCGTCCACATCGGCTGA
- a CDS encoding DUF2066 domain-containing protein, translating into MDVLMRRSLILTLLIALSLPVATMAQSGLRTEGDVATATGAYEAEVPVNSQAEADRNGALARALSVVLGKLSGDRSVMSRPGVVQALRNAKDYVASYDYKQDQSVSASGAPSFRTLLVARFREDDVDSLVSALGLPLWPQPRPKPVLWLAVDDGSGPRLVSVQQANAARPLLNRAIERGYKLGLPSGGAAEQALAGAIWRQDSAAVARASSRYSPPMQLIGKLYRANGGWQADWVFVDNGRELNKWTSKDANAMRAMAAGADGAADALVKRYAKAGVATGQAGTYRVVVTGINSADDYLRLAAGLRDVPVVRNVTPLHASASQLELSLEMTTGLAGFNRMLGDNGVLVPSAPLPALPTPIDDTTGTPVAAPVSNEYRLR; encoded by the coding sequence ATGGATGTCCTGATGCGCCGCAGCCTGATTCTGACCCTGCTCATTGCACTGAGCCTGCCGGTGGCCACGATGGCCCAGAGCGGCCTGCGCACCGAGGGTGATGTCGCCACCGCCACTGGCGCGTACGAGGCCGAAGTGCCCGTCAACAGCCAGGCCGAAGCCGATCGCAACGGCGCCCTGGCCCGCGCGCTGAGCGTGGTTCTGGGCAAGTTGTCCGGCGATCGCAGTGTGATGTCCCGCCCCGGCGTGGTGCAGGCACTGCGCAATGCCAAGGACTACGTGGCCAGCTACGACTACAAGCAGGACCAGAGCGTGAGCGCCAGCGGCGCCCCCAGCTTCCGTACCCTGCTGGTGGCGCGCTTCCGCGAGGATGACGTGGATTCACTGGTGTCGGCGCTGGGCCTGCCGCTGTGGCCGCAGCCGCGGCCGAAGCCGGTGCTGTGGCTGGCGGTCGATGACGGCAGCGGCCCGCGCCTGGTCAGCGTGCAGCAGGCCAATGCCGCCCGCCCGCTGCTGAACCGCGCCATCGAGCGTGGCTACAAGCTGGGCCTGCCCAGCGGCGGCGCCGCCGAGCAGGCGCTGGCCGGGGCCATCTGGCGCCAGGACAGTGCCGCCGTGGCCCGCGCCTCCTCGCGCTATTCGCCGCCGATGCAGCTGATCGGCAAGCTGTACCGCGCCAATGGCGGCTGGCAGGCGGACTGGGTGTTCGTCGACAACGGCCGTGAACTGAACAAGTGGACCAGCAAGGACGCCAACGCCATGCGCGCGATGGCCGCCGGCGCCGACGGTGCCGCCGATGCGCTGGTCAAGCGTTACGCCAAGGCGGGCGTGGCCACCGGCCAGGCCGGGACCTATCGCGTGGTGGTGACCGGCATCAACAGCGCCGACGACTACCTGCGCCTGGCCGCCGGCCTGCGCGACGTGCCGGTGGTGCGCAACGTCACCCCGCTGCACGCCTCGGCAAGCCAGCTGGAGCTGAGCCTGGAGATGACCACCGGCCTGGCCGGCTTCAACCGCATGCTGGGCGACAACGGCGTGCTGGTGCCGAGCGCGCCGCTGCCGGCCCTGCCGACCCCGATCGATGACACCACCGGTACTCCGGTCGCCGCGCCGGTCAGCAACGAGTACCGCCTGCGATGA
- a CDS encoding AI-2E family transporter: MTLTPEAEIAQFLRRLKYILFAGLVGWVVWLLAPILTPFVLALALAWLGDPLVDRIEATGRSRMTGVVLVFAAMVLVIVALLLVLVPMIERQITTLIAVAPQAQAWLMEKGIPWFEQKTGLEVMQWLDPDRLIEWVRSHWQQAGGFATTFMGYVSRSGFAMVTWVVNILLLPILAFYFLRDWDKLVERVASVIPRNHIGTISALARESNEVLGAFIRGQFLVMLALGVIYAGGLSLVGLKLGLLIGLIAGLISFIPYLGATTGILMAVVAALVQAQGFDLKLLILVGVVFTVGQLLESYVLTPRIVGDKIGLHPVAVIFAVMAGGQLFGFLGMLLALPVAAVTNVLLRYAHQRYRQSELYVGEKPAIVLDGVVDQPHIILPDDKGPDLK; encoded by the coding sequence ATGACCCTGACCCCTGAAGCGGAAATCGCGCAGTTCCTGCGCCGCCTGAAGTACATCCTGTTCGCCGGCCTGGTCGGCTGGGTGGTGTGGCTGCTGGCGCCGATCCTGACCCCGTTCGTGCTGGCGCTGGCGCTGGCCTGGCTGGGCGACCCGCTGGTCGACCGCATCGAGGCCACCGGCCGCTCGCGCATGACCGGCGTGGTGCTGGTGTTCGCGGCGATGGTGCTGGTGATCGTGGCGTTGCTGCTGGTGCTGGTGCCGATGATCGAGCGCCAGATCACCACCCTGATCGCGGTCGCGCCGCAGGCGCAGGCGTGGCTGATGGAGAAGGGGATTCCCTGGTTCGAGCAGAAGACCGGCCTGGAAGTGATGCAGTGGCTGGATCCGGACCGACTGATCGAATGGGTGCGCAGCCACTGGCAGCAGGCCGGCGGCTTCGCCACCACCTTCATGGGCTACGTCTCGCGCTCGGGTTTCGCGATGGTGACCTGGGTGGTCAACATCCTGCTGCTGCCGATCCTGGCGTTCTACTTCCTGCGCGACTGGGACAAGCTGGTCGAACGGGTGGCGTCGGTGATCCCGCGCAACCACATCGGCACCATCAGCGCGCTGGCGCGTGAGTCCAACGAGGTGCTGGGCGCGTTCATCCGCGGCCAGTTCCTGGTGATGCTGGCGCTGGGCGTCATCTACGCCGGTGGCCTGTCGCTGGTCGGGCTCAAGCTGGGCCTGCTGATCGGCCTGATTGCCGGGCTGATCAGCTTCATCCCGTACCTGGGCGCGACTACCGGCATCCTGATGGCGGTGGTGGCCGCGCTGGTGCAGGCACAGGGCTTCGACCTGAAGCTGCTGATCCTGGTCGGCGTGGTGTTCACCGTCGGCCAGCTGCTGGAAAGCTACGTGCTGACCCCGCGCATCGTTGGCGACAAGATCGGCCTGCACCCGGTGGCGGTGATCTTCGCGGTGATGGCCGGCGGCCAGCTGTTCGGCTTCCTCGGCATGCTGCTGGCGCTGCCGGTGGCGGCGGTGACCAACGTGCTGCTGCGTTATGCCCACCAGCGCTACCGCCAGAGCGAGCTGTACGTGGGTGAGAAGCCGGCGATCGTGCTTGATGGCGTGGTCGACCAGCCTCATATCATTCTTCCGGATGACAAGGGCCCCGACCTGAAGTGA
- the hda gene encoding DnaA regulatory inactivator Hda codes for MGVPQLPLALHYPRDQRLETFIGAPDGALAQLRAIAVGASHDWVYLEGAAGTGKTHQALAMCSSAEQAGRLPTYVPLASAVGRVRAALDGLESRELVALDGLDEVAGNREDEIALFDFHNRARAAGVTVLYTAQKAPGELGLLLPDLRSRLGQCVRVLLQPLDEEGRAAVLRERALRRGLAIDEAAIEWLLSHTGRELGGLITLLDWLDRESLAAKRRITVPFLRQVLEEGRPRY; via the coding sequence ATGGGTGTGCCGCAACTGCCGCTGGCCCTGCATTACCCGCGGGACCAGCGCCTGGAGACCTTCATCGGCGCGCCGGATGGCGCGCTGGCGCAGCTGCGTGCGATCGCGGTCGGCGCCAGCCACGATTGGGTCTACCTGGAAGGCGCGGCGGGTACGGGCAAGACCCATCAGGCGCTGGCGATGTGTTCCAGTGCCGAGCAGGCCGGCCGCCTGCCGACCTACGTGCCGCTGGCCAGCGCTGTGGGCCGTGTGCGCGCGGCGCTGGATGGGCTGGAGTCGCGCGAGCTGGTGGCGCTGGACGGTCTGGACGAAGTGGCCGGCAACCGCGAGGACGAGATCGCGCTGTTCGATTTCCACAACCGCGCGCGCGCTGCCGGTGTGACCGTGCTGTACACGGCGCAGAAGGCACCGGGCGAACTGGGCCTGCTGCTGCCGGACCTGCGTTCGCGGCTGGGCCAGTGCGTGCGCGTGCTGCTGCAGCCACTGGATGAGGAAGGCCGCGCGGCGGTGCTGCGCGAGCGCGCGCTGCGCCGGGGCCTGGCGATTGATGAAGCGGCCATCGAGTGGCTGCTGTCGCACACTGGGCGCGAGCTGGGTGGGTTGATCACGCTGCTGGATTGGCTGGACCGCGAGTCGCTGGCGGCGAAGCGGCGGATCACCGTGCCGTTCCTGCGCCAGGTGCTGGAAGAAGGCCGGCCTCGTTACTGA
- the murU gene encoding N-acetylmuramate alpha-1-phosphate uridylyltransferase MurU: MKALIFAAGLGERMRPLTLHTPKPLLDVAGKPLIVWHLERLAALGVREVVVNTAWLAEQFPAALGDGSQWGLHLHFMYEGQTPLETGGGILNALPVLGDAPFLVVNGDIWTDFDFATLPREPQGQAHLVLVDNPVQHPHGDYRLDAQGVLHHDREGPCLTYAGIGVYRPSIVADWRAVIGDAPGSERRPPKFSVVPLQKHFMAQGLMTGQHHRGRWTDVGTVDRLRALDVELAANG, translated from the coding sequence ATGAAGGCGCTGATCTTTGCCGCAGGCCTCGGCGAGCGCATGCGCCCGCTGACCCTGCATACGCCCAAACCACTGCTGGACGTGGCCGGCAAGCCGCTGATCGTCTGGCATCTTGAACGCCTGGCCGCGCTCGGCGTGCGCGAGGTGGTGGTCAACACCGCATGGCTGGCCGAGCAGTTCCCGGCAGCGCTGGGCGATGGCAGCCAGTGGGGCCTGCACCTGCATTTCATGTACGAAGGACAGACCCCGCTGGAAACCGGCGGCGGCATCCTCAACGCACTGCCGGTATTGGGTGATGCGCCGTTCCTGGTGGTGAACGGCGATATCTGGACCGATTTCGATTTCGCCACGCTGCCCCGCGAGCCGCAGGGCCAGGCGCATCTGGTGCTGGTCGACAATCCTGTGCAGCACCCGCACGGTGACTATCGGCTGGACGCGCAGGGCGTGTTGCATCACGACCGCGAAGGCCCGTGCCTGACCTATGCCGGTATCGGTGTATACCGCCCTTCGATCGTGGCCGATTGGCGCGCGGTGATCGGGGATGCCCCGGGCAGCGAGCGGCGGCCGCCGAAGTTCTCGGTGGTGCCGCTGCAGAAGCATTTCATGGCACAGGGGTTGATGACCGGGCAGCACCATCGTGGGCGCTGGACCGATGTCGGGACGGTGGATCGGCTGCGCGCGCTGGATGTTGAGTTGGCAGCGAACGGCTGA
- a CDS encoding aminoglycoside phosphotransferase family protein, whose product MTEPASDPQRSSQRLQWARIQLDDANAVVERASVDAGMRSYWRTTSARGSHIVMDAPPGLEDPRPWLRMRGLLHEHGLRVPALLAQDLDAGFLLLEDLGGPTLAKILDERNADEWFGRSIEQLLRLQAIPVPADFGQFGEALLQRDAGLFDEWFLQRHLQLELDCGEIEGLQLVHRRLMDNALGQAQLMTHRDYMPRNLMPVDNGPAVLDFQDLVRGPIAYDAVSLFKDAFLSWPLQRVDEWLAQYHERARTAGLPVPDRATFLRDADWMGIQRHVKILGLFCRLRYRDNKGHYLDDAPRFIGYLDEVLPRYRELAPLQQLLEDRIKPALAELAAPMRVAR is encoded by the coding sequence ATGACCGAACCCGCCTCCGATCCCCAGCGCAGCTCGCAGCGCCTGCAGTGGGCCCGTATCCAGCTGGATGATGCCAACGCCGTGGTCGAACGTGCCTCGGTCGATGCCGGCATGCGCAGCTATTGGCGCACCACCAGCGCGCGCGGCAGCCACATCGTGATGGATGCGCCGCCGGGGCTGGAAGATCCGCGGCCGTGGCTGCGCATGCGCGGCCTGCTGCACGAGCACGGCCTGCGCGTGCCTGCACTGCTGGCGCAGGACCTGGACGCCGGTTTCCTGCTGCTGGAAGACCTTGGCGGCCCGACCCTGGCGAAGATCCTCGACGAGCGCAATGCCGATGAGTGGTTCGGCCGCTCGATCGAACAGCTGCTGCGCCTGCAGGCGATCCCGGTGCCGGCCGACTTCGGCCAGTTCGGCGAAGCGCTGCTGCAGCGTGATGCCGGCCTGTTCGACGAATGGTTCCTGCAGCGTCACCTGCAGCTGGAGCTGGACTGCGGCGAGATCGAAGGCCTGCAGCTGGTGCACCGCCGGCTGATGGACAACGCGCTCGGCCAGGCCCAGCTGATGACCCACCGTGACTACATGCCACGCAACCTGATGCCGGTCGACAACGGCCCGGCCGTACTGGATTTCCAGGACCTGGTGCGCGGCCCGATCGCCTACGACGCGGTGAGCCTGTTCAAGGATGCGTTCCTGAGCTGGCCGCTGCAGCGCGTGGACGAATGGCTGGCGCAGTACCACGAGCGCGCACGTACTGCCGGCCTGCCGGTGCCCGACCGCGCCACCTTCCTGCGCGATGCCGACTGGATGGGCATCCAGCGCCACGTGAAGATCCTCGGCCTGTTCTGCCGCCTGCGCTATCGCGACAACAAGGGCCACTACCTGGACGACGCGCCGCGCTTCATCGGTTACCTGGATGAAGTGCTGCCACGCTACCGCGAGCTGGCGCCGCTGCAGCAGCTGCTGGAAGACCGCATCAAGCCGGCGCTGGCCGAGCTGGCCGCACCGATGCGCGTGGCCCGATGA
- a CDS encoding GlsB/YeaQ/YmgE family stress response membrane protein: protein MNGLFGSSSWLYIILVGFFVGLLGRFFMPGNNRMGCLLTIVLGILGALLAGWFGQYMGWYAPGEPAGFLGAVLGAIVVLAILRLFSGRR from the coding sequence ATGAATGGTCTGTTCGGCAGCAGCAGCTGGCTCTACATCATCCTGGTCGGCTTCTTCGTCGGCCTGCTTGGGCGCTTCTTCATGCCCGGCAACAACCGCATGGGCTGCCTGCTGACCATCGTGCTGGGCATTCTCGGTGCGCTGCTGGCCGGCTGGTTCGGCCAGTACATGGGCTGGTACGCCCCCGGTGAACCGGCCGGTTTCCTCGGTGCCGTGCTCGGCGCGATCGTCGTGCTGGCGATCCTGCGCCTGTTCAGCGGTCGTCGCTGA
- a CDS encoding M20 family metallopeptidase, whose protein sequence is MDSAKLGQFVNDKWDSEIVPQLVDYIRIPNKSPMFDANWVQNGYMEQAVTLMENWAKAQQLPGLKVEVVRLEGRTPLIFLEIPATGGETGDDTILLYGHLDKQPEMTGWDDDLGPWTPVLRGDKLYGRGGADDGYAIFGSLAAVLALQAQGLPHARCVVLIEACEESGSYDLPAYVDHLADRIGKPSLVVCLDSGCANYDQLWCTTSLRGLTGGNFTVKVLNEGVHSGDASGVIPSSFRLLRQILSRIEDQDTGRILIDGMNVDIPAERLQQAKRAAEVVDTEIFEKFPMVDGLRPMNEDLTELVLNRTWRPALSVTGVGGMPPLESAGNVLRPQTSVKLSLRLPPTADGKTCGELLKEALLRDPPNGAHVTLDLEKASTGWNAPAMAPWLTQAIDDASQAFFGKPAMYMGEGGSIPFMGMLGEKFPGAQFMITGVLGPHSNAHGPNEFLHIPMGKKVTACVSKVISEHYAASLRGETSGSPVAADSGTRHGDHGCC, encoded by the coding sequence ATGGACAGCGCCAAGCTCGGCCAATTCGTCAATGACAAGTGGGACAGCGAGATCGTCCCGCAATTGGTCGACTACATCCGCATTCCCAACAAGTCGCCGATGTTCGACGCCAATTGGGTGCAGAACGGCTACATGGAACAGGCAGTCACCCTGATGGAGAACTGGGCCAAGGCGCAGCAGCTGCCCGGCCTGAAGGTCGAGGTGGTGCGCCTGGAAGGCCGTACCCCGCTGATCTTCCTGGAAATTCCGGCCACCGGCGGCGAAACCGGCGACGACACCATCCTGCTCTACGGCCACCTCGACAAGCAGCCGGAAATGACCGGCTGGGACGACGACCTCGGCCCGTGGACCCCGGTCCTGCGCGGCGACAAGCTTTACGGCCGTGGCGGCGCCGACGACGGCTACGCCATCTTCGGCTCGCTGGCCGCCGTGCTGGCGCTGCAGGCCCAGGGCCTGCCGCACGCCCGCTGCGTGGTGCTTATTGAAGCCTGTGAAGAATCGGGCAGCTACGACCTGCCGGCCTACGTCGACCACCTGGCCGACCGCATCGGCAAGCCGTCGCTGGTGGTCTGCCTGGATTCGGGCTGTGCCAACTACGACCAGCTGTGGTGCACCACTTCGCTGCGCGGCCTGACCGGCGGCAACTTCACCGTGAAGGTGCTCAACGAGGGCGTGCATTCCGGCGATGCCTCCGGCGTGATCCCGTCCAGCTTCCGCCTGCTGCGCCAGATCCTGTCGCGCATCGAGGATCAGGACACCGGCCGCATCCTGATCGACGGCATGAACGTGGACATCCCGGCCGAGCGGTTGCAGCAGGCCAAGCGCGCCGCCGAAGTGGTCGATACCGAGATCTTCGAGAAGTTCCCGATGGTCGACGGCCTGCGCCCGATGAACGAAGACCTGACCGAGCTGGTGCTCAACCGCACCTGGCGCCCGGCGCTGTCGGTCACCGGCGTGGGCGGCATGCCGCCGCTGGAATCGGCCGGCAACGTGCTGCGCCCGCAGACCTCGGTGAAGCTGTCGCTGCGCCTGCCGCCGACCGCCGATGGCAAGACCTGCGGCGAACTGCTGAAGGAAGCCCTGCTGCGCGATCCGCCGAACGGCGCCCACGTCACCCTGGACCTGGAGAAGGCCTCCACCGGCTGGAACGCTCCGGCCATGGCACCGTGGCTGACCCAGGCCATCGACGATGCCAGCCAGGCCTTCTTCGGCAAGCCGGCGATGTACATGGGCGAAGGCGGCTCGATCCCGTTCATGGGAATGCTGGGCGAGAAGTTCCCGGGCGCCCAGTTCATGATCACCGGCGTGCTCGGCCCGCACTCCAACGCGCATGGCCCGAACGAGTTCCTGCACATTCCGATGGGCAAGAAGGTCACCGCCTGCGTGTCCAAGGTGATCAGCGAGCACTACGCCGCCAGCCTGCGCGGCGAGACCAGCGGTTCGCCGGTGGCCGCTGACAGCGGCACCCGCCACGGCGACCACGGCTGCTGCTGA
- a CDS encoding ComEA family DNA-binding protein — protein MPWFVVLRALVLMMGIAGAHAAELIDINRADAQALQQGLTMVGAAKAEAIVEHRRRHGPFHRVEDLKQVKGIGKAIVERNRQRITVGNRLLPADPVPGSVPVRTVPRR, from the coding sequence GTGCCTTGGTTTGTCGTGTTGAGGGCACTGGTGCTGATGATGGGGATCGCGGGGGCACATGCCGCCGAACTGATCGATATCAACCGCGCCGATGCACAGGCGCTGCAGCAGGGATTGACGATGGTCGGAGCCGCCAAGGCCGAGGCGATCGTCGAGCACCGGCGCAGACACGGCCCGTTTCACCGCGTCGAGGACCTGAAGCAGGTGAAGGGGATAGGGAAAGCAATCGTCGAACGGAATCGACAGCGGATCACCGTAGGCAACAGGCTGTTGCCAGCGGATCCGGTACCCGGATCGGTACCGGTGCGGACCGTACCCAGGCGCTGA
- a CDS encoding L,D-transpeptidase, translated as MLPRRPTTLMLALALALPLLAHAAAPTPAAKPTAAAARTADVRGPTDLKPGEFLWHPEISPTGPIVLVVSLDEQRAYVYRNGIAIGLTTISSGKAGHETPTGVFTILQKDKDHRSNLYNSAPMPYMQRLTWDGIALHGGSLPGHPASHGCVRLPQAFAQKLFSETQRGDTVVVADAKSSPMTLAYPSVLAPVNARGQALPETEGGAAAQAWWNDSAAPAGQVGILVSLHDQRLYVLRDGVMIGESPLKADALPAFQGTTLFVMGQGYSDTPSPLDVNQRLHQWTAYPLLGQDRAQATPDLLATPSLPMALPADFARQLYQVLVPGTTLLVTSLPAVRPSPAESGMQPVLESEPPGSTLKGN; from the coding sequence ATGCTTCCGCGCCGCCCCACGACCCTGATGCTCGCCCTTGCGCTGGCCCTGCCGCTGCTGGCCCACGCCGCTGCGCCGACGCCGGCGGCCAAGCCGACCGCTGCTGCCGCCCGCACCGCAGACGTGCGCGGGCCGACCGACCTCAAGCCGGGCGAGTTCCTGTGGCATCCGGAAATCTCGCCGACCGGCCCGATCGTGCTGGTGGTCAGCCTGGATGAGCAGCGGGCCTACGTGTACCGCAACGGCATTGCCATCGGCCTGACCACGATCAGCTCGGGCAAGGCCGGGCACGAGACACCGACCGGTGTGTTCACCATCCTGCAGAAGGACAAGGACCACAGGTCCAACCTCTACAACAGCGCGCCGATGCCCTACATGCAGCGGTTGACCTGGGATGGCATCGCCCTGCATGGCGGCAGCCTGCCTGGCCATCCGGCTTCGCACGGCTGCGTGCGCCTGCCGCAGGCCTTCGCGCAGAAGCTGTTCAGCGAAACCCAGCGCGGCGATACCGTGGTGGTGGCCGATGCCAAGAGCTCGCCAATGACGCTGGCGTATCCCTCGGTGCTGGCACCGGTCAACGCACGTGGCCAGGCCCTGCCGGAGACCGAGGGCGGGGCGGCGGCGCAGGCCTGGTGGAACGACAGCGCGGCCCCGGCCGGGCAGGTCGGCATCCTGGTCAGCCTGCACGACCAGCGCCTGTACGTATTGCGCGACGGCGTGATGATCGGCGAGTCGCCGCTGAAGGCCGACGCCCTGCCGGCGTTCCAGGGCACCACCCTGTTCGTGATGGGGCAGGGCTACAGCGATACCCCCAGCCCGCTGGATGTGAACCAGCGCCTGCACCAGTGGACGGCCTACCCGCTGCTGGGCCAGGACCGTGCCCAGGCCACCCCGGACCTGCTGGCCACGCCCTCGCTGCCGATGGCGCTGCCGGCCGATTTCGCCCGCCAGCTGTACCAGGTGCTGGTGCCGGGCACGACCCTGCTGGTTACCTCGCTGCCGGCGGTCCGCCCAAGCCCGGCTGAATCCGGAATGCAGCCGGTCTTGGAATCCGAGCCGCCAGGGTCCACCCTGAAGGGTAATTGA
- a CDS encoding murein L,D-transpeptidase catalytic domain family protein, which yields MTASRLCRLAAFGLLATSASAPALAQTPALATSADDLAALLSRSAPKADRHVLQLAAHAMRCALQRPELGINGDRLSVIDYSRPSTEPRLWVFDLAHQRLLFEEWVAHGRNSGDNRTEHFSNRDGSFMSSLGAFTAQETYMGGNGYSLRLAGLEPGFNDRARERAIVIHGAPYVNPATAQLQGRLGRSLGCPAVRLSVARPLIDALRGGTMVFAYYPDQDWLKHSQLLGGECGGQGTLATR from the coding sequence ATGACTGCATCCCGCCTGTGCCGGCTGGCCGCGTTCGGCCTGCTGGCGACCTCCGCCAGCGCCCCGGCGCTGGCACAGACGCCCGCCCTTGCCACCAGTGCCGATGACCTGGCTGCCTTGCTGTCGCGCAGTGCGCCCAAGGCCGACCGCCACGTGTTGCAGCTGGCGGCGCACGCCATGCGCTGTGCGTTGCAGCGGCCCGAGCTGGGCATCAATGGTGATCGCCTCAGCGTGATCGACTACTCGCGGCCGTCCACCGAGCCGCGGCTGTGGGTGTTCGACCTGGCCCATCAGCGCCTGCTGTTCGAGGAATGGGTGGCGCACGGACGCAACAGCGGCGACAACCGCACCGAGCATTTCTCCAATCGCGACGGCAGTTTCATGTCCAGCCTCGGCGCGTTCACCGCGCAGGAGACCTACATGGGCGGCAACGGCTATTCGCTGCGCCTGGCCGGGTTGGAGCCGGGCTTCAACGACCGTGCGCGCGAACGCGCGATCGTCATCCACGGTGCGCCCTACGTGAACCCGGCCACCGCGCAGCTGCAGGGACGGCTTGGCCGCAGCCTCGGCTGCCCGGCCGTGCGCCTGTCGGTGGCCAGGCCGCTGATCGATGCGTTGCGTGGCGGCACGATGGTGTTCGCCTACTACCCCGACCAGGACTGGCTGAAGCATTCGCAGCTGCTGGGTGGCGAGTGTGGTGGCCAGGGCACGCTCGCCACGCGGTGA